The following proteins are co-located in the Puntigrus tetrazona isolate hp1 unplaced genomic scaffold, ASM1883169v1 S000000173, whole genome shotgun sequence genome:
- the arsh gene encoding LOW QUALITY PROTEIN: arylsulfatase D (The sequence of the model RefSeq protein was modified relative to this genomic sequence to represent the inferred CDS: deleted 1 base in 1 codon), producing MMVDDLGIGDVGCYGNSTIRTPNIDGLAADGVKLTQHLAAAPLCTPSRTAFMTGRYALRAGLGSTGRVQVILFLAGSGGLPPNETTFAKLLQKQGYATGIVGKWHLGVNCESRNDHCHHPNTHGFDFFYGLPFTHFSDCKPGAGKGVLVDVQETLQQTSALLALAFLSLLAVRVTGLLPLRRTLLVFLAALALLSFVVWFVPFELLRTWNCIIMRNGEVLEQPIELETLNARLMREAQGFVERHRDRPFLLFLSLAHVHTPLFVSEGFAGKSEHGPYGDNVEEADWMIGRMVETIERLGLSEKTLMYFTSDHGGHIEEGPKGGWNGIYRGGKAMGGWEGGIRVPGIFRWPGRLTPGREVAEPTSLMDVFPTVVKLAGGALPEDRILDGHDLMPLLEARTNRSEHEFMFHYCGMYLNAVRWHPNDSESIFKVHFFTPNFSPAGAVGCYHTHVCLCHGEFVTYHRPPLVFDLSRDPSESRPLAPDTEPLFSEVLERVERAVTEHRRSLTPVEKQLSWEKVLWKPWLQPCCGTFPFCSCHEHTDTEDTQ from the exons ATGATGGTGGATGATCTGGGCATCGGAGACGTCGGTTGCTATGGAAACAGCACCATCAG GACACCAAACATCGACGGTCTGGCCGCGGACGGAGTGAAGCTGACCCAGCATCTGGCCGCGGCTCCGCTCTGTACTCCCAGCAGAACCGCCTTCATGACGGGACGCTACGCTCTGCGCGCCG GTCTGGGCAGCACAGGCCGAGTTCAGGTCATTCTGTTTCTGGCTGGTTCTGGAGGTCTTCCGCCGAATGAAACCACCTTCGCTAAACTCCTGCAGAAGCAGGGCTACGCCACCGGCATCGTGG GAAAGTGGCATCTGGGTGTGAACTGTGAGAGCAGGAACGATCACTGCCATCATCCCAACACTCACGGCTTCGACTTCTTCTACGGCCTTCCCTTCACGCACTTCAGCGACTGCAAGCCCGGCGCAGGGAAAGGTGTTCTGGTGGACGTTCAGGAGACTCTGCAGCAGACGTCTGCGCTGCTAGCTCTAGCGTTCCTCTCGCTGCTGGCGGTCAGGGTCACCGGTCTGCTGCCGCTCCGCCGGACGCTCCTGGTGTTTCTGGCCGCTCTGGCTCTGCTGAGCTTCGTCGTGTGGTTCGTGCCGTTTGAGCTCCTGAGGACCTGGAACTGCATCATCATGAGGAACGGAGAGGTGCTGGAGCAGCCCATCGAGCTGGAGACGCTGAACGCCAGGCTGATGAGAGAAGCCCAGGGCTTCGTGGAGAG acacagagacaggccTTTCCTGCTCTTCCTGTCACTGGCACACGTGCACACGCCGCTCTTCGTGTCCGAGGGCTTTGCCGGAAAGAGCGAACATGGGCCGTACGGAGACAACGTGGAGGAAGCAGACTGGATGATTG GTAGAATGGTGGAGACCATCGAAAGACTCGGCCTGTCGGAGAAAACCTTGATGTACTTCACCTCTGACCACGGGGGTCACATCGAAGAGGGTCCGAAAGGAGGCTGGAACGGAATCTATCGCG GCGGTAAAGCCATGGGCGGCTGGGAGGGAGGAATCCGAGTGCCGGGAATATTCCGCTGGCCCGGGCGTCTCACCCCCGGACGAGAAGTGGCAGAACCGACAAGTCTGATGGATGTCTTTCCCACGGTGGTGAAGCTGGCAGGTGGAGCGCTGCCGGAGGACAG gaTTCTGGACGGTCATGATCTGATGCCTCTGCTGGAGGCCAGAACCAATCGCTCAGAACACGAGTTCATGTTCCACTACTGCGGCATGTACCTGAACGCTGTACGCTGGCACCCAAACGACa GCGAGTCCATCTTCAAGGTTCACTTCTTCACTCCGAACTTCTCTCCGGCGGGAGCCGTGGGCTGCTACCACACTCACGTCTGTCTGTGTCACGGTGAGTTTGTGACGTACCACAGGCCTCCGCTGGTGTTCGACCTCAGCAGGGATCCGTCAGAGAGCCGTCCGCTGGCGCCGGACACCGAGCCGCTCTTCTCCGAGGTGCTGGAGCGGGTGGAGCGGGCCGTGACGGAGCACCGC CGGAGCCTGACGCCGGTGGAGAAGCAGCTGAGCTGGGAGAAGGTGCTCTGGAAGCCCTGGCTGCAGCCCTGCTGCGGGACGTTCCCCTTCTGCTCCTGCCACGAGCACACGGATACAGAAGACACACAATAA